A genomic segment from Mustela lutreola isolate mMusLut2 chromosome 15, mMusLut2.pri, whole genome shotgun sequence encodes:
- the ALOX15B gene encoding polyunsaturated fatty acid lipoxygenase ALOX15B gives MAEFSVRVSTGDAIGAGTWNKIAVSIVGTRGETPPLRLDHPGKEFSAGTVEDFHVESPQDVGPVLLLRVHKAPLLLSAPVGAVARDAWFCRWIQLSQPRGAPLCFPCYQWLEGAESLALRAGAAKVSWADDHPILRQQRQEELQARQDSYHWKTYSPGWPCCLDEKSVKDLDLNIKYSVKKNSCFYLKVGSAFTELKLKGLLDRKGLWKSLSEMRMMLNFRMTPAAEYVVKHWQEDAFFASQFLNGLNPVLIRRCRHLPENFPVTDDMVAPMLGPGTSLQAELERGSLFLVDHGILSSVHTNVVNGKPQFSAAPMTLLYQRPGGGPLLPLAIQLSQSPGPDSPIFLPSDNKWDWLLAKTWVRNAEFSVHEAVTHLLHAHLLPEVFTMATLRQLPQCHPLFKLLIPHTRYTLHINTLARELLIAPGQVVDRSTGIGVRGFSELIQRNMQQLSYSVLCLPEDIRARGVEDIPNYYYRDDGLKIWGAVESFVSEIIHIYYPSDTAVQDDPELQAWVREIFSEGFLGRKSSGVPSALETREALVQYVTMVIFNSSAKHYAVSAGQFDSCIWMPNLPPTMQLPPPTSKGQTRPEGFLATLPPVNATCDIIIALWLLSQEPGDWRPLGTYPDEHFTEEAPRRSIAAFQNRLAQISREIRERNQGLELPYTYLDPPLIENSVSI, from the exons ATGGCCGAGTTCAGCGTGAGAGTGTCCACTGGAGACGCCATCGGGGCTGGCACGTGGAACAAAATAGCTGTCAGCATCGTGGGGACCCGGGGAGAGACCCCCCCACTGCGCCTGGACCACCCGGGCAAGGAGTTCAGCGCGGGCACC GTGGAGGACTTCCATGTGGAGTCCCCCCAGGACGTGGGTCCCGTGCTGCTGCTGCGCGTGCACAAGGCGCCCCTGCTGCTGTCCGCCCCGGTCGGCGCCGTGGCCCGCGACGCCTGGTTCTGCCGCTGGATCCAGCTCTCGCAGCCGCGGGGCGCGCCCCTGTGCTTCCCCTGCTACCAGTGGCTGGAGGGCGCGGAGAGCCTGGCGCTGCGCGCGGGGGCCG CCAAGGTCTCCTGGGCGGACGACCACCCCATCCTTCGGCAGCAGCGCCAGGAAGAGCTACAGGCCAGGCAGGACTCGTACCA ctGGAAGACTTACAGCCCGGGCTGGCCCTGCTGTCTGGATGAGAAATCTGTAAAAGATCTGGATCTCAACATTAAATACTCGGTCAAGAAGAATTCCTGCTTCTACCTGAAAGTCGGCTCCGC GTTTACGGAGCTGAAACTCAAGGGGTTGCTGGACCGCAAAGGGCTCTGGAAAAGTCTGAGCGAGATGAGAATGATGTTGAACTTCCGCATGACCCCGGCCGCCG AGTACGTGGTCAAGCACTGGCAAGAGGATGCCTTCTTCGCCTCCCAGTTCCTGAACGGCCTCAACCCTGTTCTGATCCGCCGCTGTCGCCACCTCCCAGAGAACTTCCCCGTCACGGATGACATGGTGGCCCCCATGCTGGGCCCTGGGACCAGTCTGCAGGCTGAGCTGGAG AGGGGCTCCCTGTTCCTGGTGGATCATGGCATCCTCTCCAGCGTCCACACCAATGTCGTGAACGGGAAGCCTCAGTTCTCTGCGGCCCCGATGACCCTGTTGTACCAGCGTCCCGGGGGAGGGCCACTGCTGCCCCTCGCCATCCAG CTTAGCCAGAGCCCGGGACCCGACAGCCCCATCTTCCTGCCCAGCGACAACAAGTGGGACTGGCTGCTGGCCAAGACGTGGGTGCGGAACGCCGAGTTCTCCGTGCACGAGGCGGTCACACACCTGCTACACGCACACCTGCTGCCTGAGGTTTTCACCATGGCCACGCTCCGCCAGCTGCCCCAATGCCACCCACTCTTCAAG CTGCTGATCCCACATACTCGGTACACCTTGCATATCAACACTCTTGCCCGAGAGCTGCTCATCGCCCCGGGGCAGGTGGTGGACCGG TCCACAGGCATTGGTGTCAGGGGCTTCTCAGAGCTGATACAGAGGAACATGCAACAGCTGAGCTATTCTGTCCTGTGTCTGCCCGAGGACATCCGGGCCCGAGGCGTCGAAGACATCCCCAATTACTACTACCGCGATGACGGGTTGAAGATCTGGGGGGCAGTGGAGAG CTTTGTCTCCGAAATAATCCACATCTACTACCCGAGTGACACAGCCGTGCAAGATGACCCTGAACTCCAGGCCTGGGTGCGGGAGATCTTCTCGGAGGGCTTCCTGGGCAGGAAGAGCTCAG GTGTGCCCTCCGCGCTGGAGACCCGGGAAGCCCTGGTCCAGTATGTCACCATGGTGATCTTCAACAGCTCGGCCAAGCACTACGCCGTCAGTGCCGGGCAG TTTGACTCCTGTATCTGGATGCCCAACCTGCCACCCACCATGCAgctgccaccccccacctccaaagGCCAGACAAGGCCAGAGGGGTTTCTAGCTACCCTCCCTCCGGTCAATGCCACCTGTGACATCATCATTGCCCTCTggctgctgagccaggagcctggagaCTGG CGGCCCCTGGGCACCTACCCGGATGAGCACTTCACGGAGGAGGCCCCTCGGCGGAGCATCGCTGCCTTCCAGAACCGCCTGGCCCAGATCTCGCGGGAGATCCGGGAGCGGAACCAGGGGCTGGAGCTGCCTTACACCTACCTGGACCCTCCCCTCATTGAGAACAGTGTGTCCATCTAA